The DNA region AAAACGAAAAGCCCTCCACAGGCTTTCCAGCTCTCCTCTCCATGTGACCCATCCCGCAAACAGATCTCCGAAAGACGGGACTCCCCCCGCACCGCGGTCACTTCCGAATCGAGTTGGACGGAGACGTTGGATTTTGCCTTGATCTGCTCGATTAGATAGCGGGCCGCCCGTCGCGGAATCACCCGTCCCCGGGGAAGACTACGCGACCGTTACCGGCGGCTCACCGGCAGGTCACTACGCGATTGCCCAGCGTGCGGCAAGGGTCATATGGTCCACATCGAAGGCGGTGTGCCTGGCATCCTGCCGCGCGCTCCTCCTGACCCGACCCATGTGCACTAGCCAGCATCATTGAGTCGTCCCCCTGTCTGACCGATCACCGTAGATCGATCAGCATGCTCCACCGCAGAACTGCTACATAGTCCTCGGCGACAAGCGCTTGCCGGAACATGGCCAGGCCTGCCAAGTGCTCGCCGACGCAACGCCCGAGATGGTATCGGGGCCTTCCTTAACGCACATCCGTGGCCGAAATGAAGTAGGGCCAGATTGCCAACTTATTTATGTAAAATATGCGGCAAGGGAGTCACTGGGCCGGCTGCAGTCGGCGTGAGACCGGCAGTTCGACGTCTCTTCACGAACGACGGCTTATCCGGCATGTAAGTCCGCATCAAATCCACGTCTGCCTGGGGAACTGCAAAGACGCTAGGTGGCCATGTTTGACGGATGCGCCCCCTTGGACCGCATGCGGGCCGCGCGCGGAGCTTCCAACGCGACTCCGTCAAGTAAATACACCAGTCGTCAAGTTGTGGAAAGCCTTTGCCGCCGGGGTGAGGCTCTGGTTCTTACGCCAGAGCATGTTGAGCTGGCGGACCACGCGAATGTCGCTAATGGGCAGCTCCACCAGATTACCGGCTTCGAGTTCATCTCTCACGGACAGACGCGACACCCACGACACCGCATGCCCGATGCGCAGCAGCCGCTTGATCGCCTCCTGGCTGCCGACCACCAGCCCCGGTTCAAGTGTGAGTTCGTGCGCCGCATAAGCCTGTTCGACGACTTCACGCGTGCCCGAACCCTTCTCGCGCATGACAAGCTCCACGTCGGACAAGGCCGCCGCGTTGAGCCTGCGCCTTCGCGACAGCGGATGATCCGGGCCCGCGACCGCGACGATCTCGTCGGCGCCGAGTGACATGACATCGAACGCATCGTCGCCGTAGGGTCCTTCGATCAAACCAAGCTGACAGCGCTGCCCAAGTACAGCGCTCTTGACCTGTTCAGTGTTGGAGATCACGAGTTCGATGGTCACGCCCGGATACAGATCGCGATATGCGTCCATCAGCGCGGGCATCAGATACGTGCCGATCGTATGACTCGACGCAATCACCAGATGCCCGCGTTTGAGACCGGCAAACTCTGCGACCGCCGCCTCGGCCGCGTCAGCCAGCCGGAAGATCTGGCCTGCGTATTCGGCGAGCATCCGGCCCGCCTCAGTCAACTGCATGCCGCGCGGCATACGGTCGAACAGCGCGACGCCCAGCCGCTCTTCGAGCTCACGTATCTCGCGGGTCAACGCGGGTTGGCTAACGTGCAATCGTTCGGCCGCGGCCGTCACGCTGCCCGTCTGCGCGACGGCATCGAACGCTGCCAGATGGGTGAAGTTCATGGAATACCGAAATGATATGAGAGCGATCGAAAAGATGTATTTTTAGTATATATCGACCCCCCCTAAAGTTCACTCACCGAACCCCTTAACGGAGATTGCGATGAGCCAAACCCTGACCGCCCGGCGCTCGCGCAGAGGCAACCATGAAAGCCTGCTGGAAAATATCCGCCAGTTCACGCCGAACTGGTTTGCCGTGACGATGGGCACGGGCGCCGCGTTTCTGGTGCTCAATGCGCTTCCGGTGTCGTTCGACGGCAAGGCGCTCCTTGCGCAGTCGCTCTGGATCGCGGATATCGGCCTGTATGCGATCTTCCTGTTGATGTTCGCGGGCAGATGCATCCTCTTCGGCGAGACGATCGGACCGCTGCTGCGTCATCCGTTGCAGTCCATGTTCCTCGGCGCCATGCCCATGGGGCTCGCGCCGATCATCAATGGCTTTGTGGCTTTCGCTGCGCCGCATCTCGGCGCACCGGCCTATCAGATCGCACTGAACCTGTGGGTATTCGACGCGGTGCTGTCGGTCGTGATCGCGATCGGCGTGCCCTATGTGATGTTCACGCGCCAGGAGCACAGTCTGGAGCGATTGACTGCCGCCCTGCTGCTTCCCATCGTCGCGCCGGAAGTGGCCGCATCCAGTGCGGGTGTGCTGGCGCCTCACCTGCCCGCTTCCCCGGCGCAGCTCGTGGTTGGAGCCGGTTACGTGTTGTGGGCTATTTCGGTCCCGCTGGCATTCGCGATTCTGACCATCGTGCTGTTCCGATTGATCATCCACAAGCTGCCGCATCGCGAACTGGGTGTGACCAGCTGGCTCACATTGGGTCCCATCGGCACGGGCGCACTTGGCCTCATCACACTCGGCGACGCCGCCAACAAGGCGTTCGCACATACCGGCTTGCATGACGTCGCCTCTCTCGCCAGCACCTTCGGCGTATTCGGCGCGCTGCTGCTGTGGGGCGCAGGTCTGTGGTGGCTTGCTTGCGCGGTGCTGTTCATGTGGCGCTATCGCCTTGAAGGGCTGCCCTTCAATCTCGGCTGGTGGGGTCTCACTTTCCCGATTGGCGTCTATACGCTCGCCACATTCGCCCTTGGACGCACGACTGGATTCGATTGCTTCGTGCACATCGGCATCGTGCTCGCTGTTGCGCTCGGCGCGCTGTGGATCTTCGTAAGTTGCCGCACGGCCAGGGCGCTGCTGCACAAGGAAGTGCGATTCCGCGCTCCGTGTCTTGCGCAAGCCCGCGCCCCGGCCTGATTGCACACCCGCTTTGCCCAACCGGGCATCGACAACCGTTGAAAGAGAGAAGGAAAAAAATCATGTCATCAAAAGCCAAACGCATTGCGGTCACGGGCGCAGCAGGTCAGATTGCCTATTCGTTGCTGTTCCGCATCGCCAACGGTGACCTGCTCGGCAAGGAACAGAAGCTCGTCCTACAACTGCTCGAACTTCCGCAGTCGATGGACGCGCTGCGTGGCGTCGTCATGGAACTGGAAGACTGTGCATTTCCGCTCGTCGAAGCCATCGAAATCGGCGACGATCCGTACACCGCTTTCCGCGATGCCGACTATGCGTTTCTGGTCGGATCGCGACCGCGCGGAAAAGGGATGGAAAGGCGGGATCTGCTGGCCGCGAATGCGGCGATATTCCGCACGCAGGGACAAGCATTGAATGACGCGGCAAGCCGTGACGTCAAGGTTCTCGTGGTGGGCAATCCCGCCAATACGAATGCATGGGTCACGCGGCAATTCACACCCGACCTTCCAGATGACGCCATCACGGCCATGATCCGCCTCGATCACAACCGGGCAGTGGGCCGTCTCGCTACCCGCTGCGGCGTACCCGCGGATGAGATTTATCACATGGCCGTATGGGGCAATCACTCGCCGACCATGTACGCGGACTACCGCCATGCGATGGCACGACGGGAATCTATTCGCGTGCTGCTCGCCGACGAAGCGTGGAATCGCGATGTCTTCATCCCCGAGATCGCACGACGCGGAACGGCGATTATCGAAGCGCGCGGCGCATCGTCTGCCGCGTCGGCCGCCAATGCAGCGATCGACCAGATGCACGACTGGGTCAGGGGCAGTCACGGAAGATGGGTGTCGATGAGCATCGTGTCGAATGGCGAATACGGCATTCCAGCCGGGCTCGTATTCGGCATGCCCGTGACCTGCGGTAAAGGTTGCTACCGCGTTGTATCCGATATTGATATCGATGCATTCGCACGTGCACATATCGATGCCTCTGTCGCGGAACTCATGGACGAAATGAAGGCCGTTCGCGCGATCCTCGGATTGCGATAGTACGCCCGAGGCATCATCTATAGCGCCTGCGCCCGTCGGGAAGGGGCGCGTTTCAGCTCATTGGTGTGTCGACGCGTGTGCCCTCCGTGCATTTTCAAAAACTTTCTTGCGATGTCGAAAGCGCCCCATTTGTACTACGGCGAGCATGTCTTGTAAGCCAAGAGAACTCATGGGAATAGATGGGGCCAGTTGCCCCGATATCTGGCGCCTAAACGCAGGCATCTTCTGAGAAGAACGCGAGAACGCCAAATCGAGGGCGTGTGAAAACGCACCCTAAACGCGACGCTCGAAAAAATCGACCCTCCAGATCGTGCTGTGTTGGCTTCGCAGTGCCTTGGGAAGGGTAAAGCGACACCTGAAAAACCGGGTACTGTCGAGTTTTCACACGCCCTCGACCCGGAGCGGACAATGAGATTGCTCGACAGCGGACACTCAATCGGCGGACGCTTGAATAGCGTTTTGATCCCATATCGGGCCGAGTCGGTGCGCAACATGTTTGCCTGGATGTCTGCCATTCGGACGCTAGCAATACGAGTCGTGTCGTATATCTCGCTCAGATTGCGGAGCACTTTACGGCTCGATCGTCAGTTGATCGGATTTGATCCAACGAAGCAGATGCTTGCCAGAAGCGTTGCCGTAGTCCACATAGGCCCAACCGGACGGCGACTGCTTCAATACCGATACTCTATCGTTTTTGACCAGATAGGCGCGTCCCGCGCTGGCATCATCCGGGGCCTTATAAAGTGTCGCTCTTTGCACCGATATGGTCGCGGCAGGATTCCCGATTTTCGCGGCAGATGAAAGTGGCGTGCCGACGATATCAATGTCCGCTTTTGAAAGCCCGTCGTCTATCAGTCGAGCATCGTTTCGCGCGCCTGCTGCATGCAAAGCGGCCGTAATCCCCTGATACGCCCCACGATTGGCCGCCGACGGCGGATCGCAACGCAGGAGATTTCCGGCGCCCGAGTCGTTGCTAACGAGTAACCTTGGTGGCTGACCAGCACGGATAAACCGCATCAGCCGGCTGGCCGATGGACGGTCTTCCTTCAACATCAGGTTCGTCTGGTCGTCGTTTCCCCACTGCGCGGGCTGGCCCGCACGCCAGCCCGCCCCGCATATCTCGCCAGTTTGATCCGCTGTAATACAGCCCGTGCGAATCTCGATGGCAGAACAGTATTCCCGGCTCGCACCAGACTCCGTTTCTGCAGGCCCCGACGAAACCGATCCCGACTCGATTCGTTCTATGACGACATATTGGCCAGAAGGAGAAATATTGCTGTCATGCGGAGGTTGCATTAACGCACCGGGCGCGGTCGAATCGCCGGCTTTTGGCAAGACGCTGAACGTCGTGCCGTTCGGGAAATAGAAGATGGCCTGCTGCCATGCACGCCGGGCTAACGGGGCTTGAGGATTCGTCGCCTTGCCATACACAATTGCCCCTCCGCCCGGCAACGCGAAACGGAATGTGGACGACGGAGCGGCGGCAAGCGCTGATTCGGCAGTACCGCCGATTAGCATCAAGGCTATGGCAAACGCCGCGCCGGTAGATACAGTGTGCATGCTAAAAGAGCGGATGCGAAGTAGCAGAACATGAGTGTCTATGAACTGTTTCAATCGCTTTTCCTATGCTCAATCTTCTTGAGGCGCACTCCGATAAGCACAAACGTTGCAATCAAGGGCACCTCCACGAAGTTAGTTATCGGTCGATGTTCGGTCGCTCCAGCCATGCTTCGATAGGTTCCTTCCCCGCGCGGTTATAGCGAACTCTCACCCAATCCGGCTTCTGTTCGCCAATAATGACAACGCGATCGCCGCGGATGAGATAGCCGCGACGGTTGCTTCCTACTGAAGGCCGCTCGTAGAGCCATGCTCGGTCGACCTGCACCGTCGATACCCTCAACGCATCAGCATCGGCTGGCATAGCTCTGGTGGAGGCGGGCGTCGAGTGGTTCCCGGCAGAGGATGCGTCGCCCAGCGCGGCCTGTATTTGCGCGTAATACCGTGCGTTTGCTGCGCTCGGCGGATCACATGCTCGAAGATTGTCCAGACCCAACGCGACGCGCAAGAATGGCTTGATATTCGTTGCTTTGGCCTGGCTGAATTGAGTCCATACGGCTCGCGCCGTCGGCTTTTCCAGCGCTTTCATCGATTGCGAGTCCGTTTTGCCTGAGTCGAGCTGGCTGCGCCATCTCGTCTCTTTGTCATCCCATGCGCCACCGCAAACAACGCCAGAATAGTCACGCGCGACACACTCAGTCACGGTGTCCAGGATCGGACAGAATTCACGACTTACCACAGTAGGCTTACCATCTTCGGTTTCCGTCACTCCGTTACGCGTGAGATCGAGTACGACATAGCGTCCATCGTGCGAGCGCGCTCTCGCGCCAACCGTCGAAAAGATGACGCCGCCCTGAGAAATGAGCGCTTCGTCCGGGACAATCGCAAGTGCGGTACCGTCTGGGCGCGTGATGGTGAGACGCGTCCAACCAGGCCCGAACGTGCGGCTCAGTTCCGGCGATACGGGTGCGGAATAAACCAGTTGCGCGTGATTGGGGAAATCGATCTCCCGCTGGTTATCCTGCGCACACCATGCCTGTTGGGAAACCAGAAAAGCTGAAAACAGCAAAGTGATTCGTGCTGGGTGGCTCATATCTGATAGCGCACATCGTACAGCGCGTGCCGATCGCCAGTTGATCCGATTCGGACGATCGAAGCAGACGCCTGCAGGAAGCATCGAAACGGTCCACATGACTGTAGGACCCGCTGCCGCTACTTCGTGCAGAAACATCATTCAGTGAATATCAACCTTCGACACAGGTACTTCATTGACTCCATCGAAAATTTTGTTCGAAAAACTCTTGTATCCCGAAGCCGTACATTCCTGATCAAATATTACTTTTCCATTCTTCGATACGTAGACCTCGCCTGGCGAAACAGACGAAACGACATACGTGTAAGCTCCTTTCGAGAATTTCAAATGCAGCCCACGAATACTACCTTCAGAGACGTCGGTAATCTTGACTGTGCTTGCGGGAGGAACATTCTGACCAGGAAATGCGAAAGCATTGTCCTTGGTACCGTATCGATATTGCACGTAGCCCCGATTAGGGGCAGTGTTGTCCTTTGCGCATACGGAGACAGTCTTTTGATTTTCTAGCGGACAACTGAAATAAATCTCTTCCCCGTCGTTGCAAAGTGTCTGTTCATTCTGAGAAGTCTGATCCTGCCCATTCGCCACGTCATATTTAACGAGCGAGAGCAGAATAATCGTTAGAATTCGTGCTATCCACATTACTTCAGTCCTCCCCAATTGCGAATCGACGCGAAATTATTTCGCCGATCCACGATGTCGTTCATATTCTCCGGATTGATCGGGTGACCAGGCTGATGCTTGAAAAGTCCGGGATTGATCGCTCGCGTGATGTTATCGACATCGTCTTCGGCTGCGCCATGATCGGCCGTTTCGTACATTCTGTTATTGATCCAATACGCCGCGGCCGATCTCACGGCGTATTTGACCTCGCCGACCAGCGCGTAATCTACCAGAAAGTTCAGATTGGCCTCGCCGGCCCAGCCACTTGAATTCTGTCGGTGCCATTCGGTAAACAATCGATATTGAGTTTGACCCGTAATCTGGATCAAGCCTCTGCCTCGGTACTTCCACCCGTCACCGCTTGCGATGTCTCCATTACCATTTCTGCGCTCATATGCGCGGTTCGCAATTGCTTGCTCATCGGCGGGATGCTCAGCCGTACGTCCGTACAAATCAGCCTCGTCAGGATGTGCCTGGAAATAGCTAAATTTCAGTTCCAACCGTCAGGCGGATAATTAAGGCTTTCACCATCGTGAACAGCCAACGACGGTCCTGCCTCACGTCGAATTTGTGCGAAGAAGTGCTCGCGTCTGAGTGGCTTGTCGAGTTTAAACAAATCGATATTCGTATTCAATTCCGTCATAGCTGCTTGCAGCGTCGCAACACTTGCACTCGGGAAAATGTGCTGCATCATCGCGAGCGTAAACTGGA from Paraburkholderia caribensis includes:
- a CDS encoding LysR family transcriptional regulator, which produces MNFTHLAAFDAVAQTGSVTAAAERLHVSQPALTREIRELEERLGVALFDRMPRGMQLTEAGRMLAEYAGQIFRLADAAEAAVAEFAGLKRGHLVIASSHTIGTYLMPALMDAYRDLYPGVTIELVISNTEQVKSAVLGQRCQLGLIEGPYGDDAFDVMSLGADEIVAVAGPDHPLSRRRRLNAAALSDVELVMREKGSGTREVVEQAYAAHELTLEPGLVVGSQEAIKRLLRIGHAVSWVSRLSVRDELEAGNLVELPISDIRVVRQLNMLWRKNQSLTPAAKAFHNLTTGVFT
- a CDS encoding TDT family transporter is translated as MSQTLTARRSRRGNHESLLENIRQFTPNWFAVTMGTGAAFLVLNALPVSFDGKALLAQSLWIADIGLYAIFLLMFAGRCILFGETIGPLLRHPLQSMFLGAMPMGLAPIINGFVAFAAPHLGAPAYQIALNLWVFDAVLSVVIAIGVPYVMFTRQEHSLERLTAALLLPIVAPEVAASSAGVLAPHLPASPAQLVVGAGYVLWAISVPLAFAILTIVLFRLIIHKLPHRELGVTSWLTLGPIGTGALGLITLGDAANKAFAHTGLHDVASLASTFGVFGALLLWGAGLWWLACAVLFMWRYRLEGLPFNLGWWGLTFPIGVYTLATFALGRTTGFDCFVHIGIVLAVALGALWIFVSCRTARALLHKEVRFRAPCLAQARAPA
- a CDS encoding malate dehydrogenase, with protein sequence MSSKAKRIAVTGAAGQIAYSLLFRIANGDLLGKEQKLVLQLLELPQSMDALRGVVMELEDCAFPLVEAIEIGDDPYTAFRDADYAFLVGSRPRGKGMERRDLLAANAAIFRTQGQALNDAASRDVKVLVVGNPANTNAWVTRQFTPDLPDDAITAMIRLDHNRAVGRLATRCGVPADEIYHMAVWGNHSPTMYADYRHAMARRESIRVLLADEAWNRDVFIPEIARRGTAIIEARGASSAASAANAAIDQMHDWVRGSHGRWVSMSIVSNGEYGIPAGLVFGMPVTCGKGCYRVVSDIDIDAFARAHIDASVAELMDEMKAVRAILGLR
- a CDS encoding SH3 domain-containing protein, which codes for MSHPARITLLFSAFLVSQQAWCAQDNQREIDFPNHAQLVYSAPVSPELSRTFGPGWTRLTITRPDGTALAIVPDEALISQGGVIFSTVGARARSHDGRYVVLDLTRNGVTETEDGKPTVVSREFCPILDTVTECVARDYSGVVCGGAWDDKETRWRSQLDSGKTDSQSMKALEKPTARAVWTQFSQAKATNIKPFLRVALGLDNLRACDPPSAANARYYAQIQAALGDASSAGNHSTPASTRAMPADADALRVSTVQVDRAWLYERPSVGSNRRGYLIRGDRVVIIGEQKPDWVRVRYNRAGKEPIEAWLERPNIDR